The genomic DNA ggaaatctatctaggcgaCGGACGGTGTTTATAGACATCTGTGCAATGAGGCTTAAGCCCTTGTTTGCCcagattgcttgtatggcGTCGTTTGACATGTTGGCGCTGTTTGTCTATATTGGCCGTTTGTATGGCGTCGAGCCGCCACAGTACCTGGAGGTGGGACATCATGGCAGTAGGAGTAGTTCTCACCATACATCTGGCTCTGGTGGGACTAGTATGGTGAAGGGGGGTGGTCCTGAGTCATTGGCATTGCTGGTCTGCATCCAAGACCACAGGGGTATGGGTCTTGAGAGTGGGCTTGATGAAGTGGATAGGTACCTTAGGCATGttgggaatggattgggaTACATTTAGAGACAAAAAACAGAAATTAATTAGAGTGAAAATTGTTTGAAGCTCAGGTTGAAACTGAATGAGGAGCGTCTCAGGTGAGGATGAACAGCACATTTAATGTCACAGAGCATGAGtgacatgtttgattcctttgtgttgatttctttgttctgctTTAGGGCCAGGGcccctcgcacattaaatagttcaacgctggcaggcacagcgttctttcttctttcctcctcatgctagtatttcgagatagtctaccaatatattTTATATTGAACGGGACCGTCACATTTAATGTCTTCAAAGATAGCTCTCACCACATCACACAATATATACATACCATCGGAAGTAAGGCAATAAATCATCGTATAAGTCCTTTTTTTAGTAAATAAGAAGAAATTGAGATTATCCTGGGGAACGTGCGTTGCCAAGATTAGCATCTTGGCAGTCATTACTTCCCAATTCAGTAAAACGCCATTCTATACTTTTCAGGGCTAACTTTACAGAAGTGACCGGGCACTGAATTACAGCCAATCAGTCTGTGACCAAATCATATATCCAAAAGAATTCCTACCTAGAGAACGTCGATTGGAGAAAAGACAGGATCCATACGCGTGGCTTTTTTAAGGGGAGATACTTAATATATGTCCTTACCTTTTTGTCCCTGTCTGTGATAGGCTACACCTAGGTCAGCACTCGTGATGTAAATAGATGCTCGGAGGTAGTGCAGATAATAGCCGGGCCAAACTAGGCGAGGCGCTGAAAGGCCACAGTGTACGTCAGACATATTGTACATGCACCTTGAAGTTCCCATTGAATTCCCTATTAGCACACATCTTGACAATCATCCAGTTAACCTTGGTAGGGTGTTTCAGCTGGTTCTAGGCTCGAATGGCTTGAGTGCTAGAAATCGACGCCTTGCTATTGCACATGTATCTTTCCTGACGCATTCACGTATAATCTCAGGCATAGTCTGGAGGTGTCAGTCACCATTGCTCAAAAAACCATACGGTCCCAGTGCGCGGACAGTTGATATTAGCAGCTGGCTGATACAAATTAGTTATTATTTCCTTTTATCATTCAACATCAAATATTGTTCTGCATTCACTTGTAACAGAGAATATTGAGTAGGTTATTCAATCTTCAATTCTTGCGCACAAGATATAACCACCATTTGGAAATGTTACCGAAAAGTCAGTCGGTGAGACACAATGAAGCATTATAGGATCCAGAACAGTTTAACCTAACAGTAGATATCCAACTTGAATAGCTGATATCAAACGACAGACCTAAATAACTTAACAGGTGAAAATTGCTTCACATTCTGATCCTCTAGAAGTGCTTTACAGCTCTGACCTGCTATCGGGAAACGGGTAGCCAACCAATTGCCAAGCTTCCTTGATCTCATCCCCATGCTTACCAGCATTCTCGATGGTGAGATCAGCAAACTCCTTGAATGTGGCGTTTCTGCCAAGTTTACCACTTGCAAGAGCCTTGTACCAAATAGGACCAGCACCTTCCCAAGCATATCCTCCAATCTTAGTAGCAGCAAGTTGAAAGGCACGGTTAGGGATACCAGAGTTAATATGGACACCACCACTATCCTGAGAGATGTCAAGCTTCTTGAAGTCTTTCCAATGAGCTGGCTGATCGTCTTTTCCAATACGGTCATCATCATATGCTGTTCCAGGGTTCTTCATATCGCGAAGAGCTCTGCCGTTAACTCCTGCTGCCCAGATTCCTTCCCCAATCAGCCAGTTGGATTGGTCAACAGTCTGAGGATTGTCGGGATTTTCAGCGTATTGCTTGACCATTATGCCAAAGACATCGGCAAGTGACTCATTAAGAGAACCGCTCTGGAAAGTATAGTCAAGCGGACTCGTGTATTGCACCACACCATGTGTATACTCATGAGCCATGACATCAAGCTCATCGGTGAAGCCATTGAAGATTATACCGTCCCCATCACCAAACACAAGCTCTCTGCCGTTCCAAAATGCATTCTTAAAATGCACCCCGAAGTGCACAAAGCTGTCGAGTGGCATGCCCCTGCTATTGATAGAATTTCGCTGGAAGAACTCAAAGAAGAAATCATAAGTCTTTTTAAGTCCAATATAGCACTCATTTGCATCCTTGCTTGGATCTTCCGCTTCACTAATCAGGGCTCCGCCTTCCTTAATCGCGATCTTGCCACGGGGAGGAGGATCATCCCAGGAATGCTGCGAATCGTAGACCGTACGATTCAATTGGCGAGTAGGTCTTGCAACTGTACGATGCTTAGCACCATGTGTAAGTGTGGATAGGGCTGCCTCCCGTTCTTCTGTTGTTGCAGCAGTCCGAGCAATTGTTTCGTGGATATAAGGTGGAATAATACCTTCAGAAGGCGGCTGCCGCTGTGTTGATGCAATGGCCTCGACACGGGAGCTTTGAAAGAGCTTTGTCTTTTCGAGGGTAGACTGGCAACCATGGACAACGTGTTGTGGTGccgtccctttttcaacaatggTGTTGAGTAAATATTCTGGGATAATGCAGCAACAAGTAGTCATTCTCAAGTTCGTCTGGGAGTGACTGGAAGTGATAAGCTGAGGAGGCTTGCTATATGTTCCTGGTTTAATTTCAAAAGACAATGAACTGTTTCTGCTAGTAGGCGGCGcccttcccttttttttttttttttaatagACCCAGACCTAACTCGTCACCATATAGGTCATTTCAACGTATCATCTATGATGGCTGGCTGCTGACAGTAATGATTCATATGAACTCATATCTACAGTATATACTGACTTTCGTGTTCAGTCGCCAAATGGTTGGCCTACACAGCTGAATTCCGACGGAATCAACCCCCGTAAGTAACCGTCACATTAGACAGTTAAAGCGTCAGAGTCCCAAGTTCCCGAAACGTGTAATCGGAACCAAGGTCCGCAGAGTATAGGACTCATGTTCCCTCATTTTAACTATTCTTTGGGGCTATGGGCTATATGCAGATCAGTTATAAGCAACATATAACATCCCTTACATATCACACTTGGAATTAGGATATTATTTGATGTAGACAAATAAATCTGCCGATTTGGCTTATCACATATAGCTACTATCATTCAAGGACGAATGTTCAGGAAGCAGGCTTTGGATAAATCACCAATTATCGGAATACTTTGATTTTGAAGGGTACGCTCCTCGGCCTAAATCTCGCCTGTCTTGTGCCAAATCAACCCAGGGATGCCAGGATTGCCGTATTTAACTCCAAGCGTATGGCACCCAGAACATCCGTCAACAGGATCAAGATACAATCTGTCGACATATAAAACCCCAGGCCTCGTTGAGGGCAAATTACACAGATTAAGATATCCTCAACGGGAGTAGTATATTATAGGCCAACTCGTACCGGGCACATGCAATTAGGTGATCACTTTTGGCAAGAGAAAATGTAACATCTACCTGAACTGTTGAGTAGGCGTTACATTTATGCAGGAGACACCGGTTGCCATTCCTCAGTAGCCCTTTCTCGACCAAATTCAAGCATTGTTTATTATCCACAATGTGTGTTCGATCTCGAGGCGTGATCGTAATGCAAGGGCATAGATCTACTATGCCAGACCACAAGCGACAGATTTGTTGGAGAGAACTTGAGTCGAGGCTGTGGAAATTCCCTCCGTGCATTTGACAAGCACTACAGCATGCCCAGCGATCATCCTGAAGTCGAACGAGAAGAGACAATTTCCCATGTGGAGACATACGAGGAAAGCGCAGCTCACTGGTTTCGAGCACTGAGTTTAGTAAGTTGTAGGCTCTTGCAGCTGACGGCCAAGCAGATCTGACTCGGTTACGGCAGACCATTGAAAGTTTGGAGAAGGATTTCTAACGGAAAGTTGAGCAGTATCGGCTCTGAATGAAGAatattgaagaaaaaaagccGACATATGACTTGAATACCGGCTACTAGCCGCATGCTAAGGCATAGGATGGATCAACGTAGCTCTGTCTCTGTCGTTTTAGCGAATTTAGCCGATAAAGCCAGTTCCTCCAGACATGTGTCCTGGAAGGTGAAATAGATTTAGACCGGAGCAATGATTAAGCTTGACGTCACGGACTCGTCCCTCCATCCATCTAGCACCTGGAACATCGGCATATAACGAAAAAGGATGCATCCCCGTAGAAAATTGACAGGGTCATTTATTATGCTGAGGAGAGCGTTTCACCTGGACACATGCTGAGACTAGATACAGTGTAGGTGGGTGGGTGGTGAACTCAACTATACGTGCATATGATAGGAggtcaagcactcattcgATTACGGTCTTAGATAGTCAATACCACCTATTTCGGCAGTTTAATATTCTGCTCCATattagcctcgtgcagtccggataatcgactccccgattccTCCGAACTATCCGCTTCATTGGTTACCTTTCTagttctgactcgtccgcacttaaccaacagtTGAGTATACGTACTCAATTGGCCTTTTTTCTCTACTTCGTTACCTTGCCGATTTTACTTGTCTACGTAGCCTGGCgagggcgatatacccagcAACCCATTATTGATTCCATTGAATGAACTAAGGTCATCCATGACATTGAAGATACACGAGCATACCGAAGTTTACATAAGTGAGTGAGCCGCCCCGGAGTCTTAGCTAGCTAGCTAGAACCCAGccacgacacgagagaagccaggttgtgacacatgtcttcctgcatggtggccattcAGAGGGATGGATCTAGTTTTGCCTTGTTGGCAGAATGCCAGCAGACTGCTGTGCCCAGGGCTATATACCCTGCTAGGATTGGAAAGCCCAGCCGCAGGCATTCTGATGGTGCCTATACAGATGAGGAGGCCGTTGGCCAAGGCAAGGTCAATGGTGTCGCTGCCGGGTGTGGGGGTGTTAAATTGAAGAGTTAGGTGCAGGCCAGGTACAGAATATActaggaattgacgaacaggTTAAGTTACAGGTCAGGCTGGAAAAAGAATAACGGCATGGTTGTCAGATACTCGTTTCCGGTCAGATTTAAATCTCAGTATATGACTGCGCCTGTCTCTGGACAATCTAATTCACTTTTGCTTAGCTTTTACCAAGATTCCAGGTCCTTGGTAGGCTTACATGCCTCGACATTGGATGGTCATGAATGGCTAGAATTTATGAAACAAAGAAGCCCTACACTCACGGATTTCATTGACCGCAATTGCTACCGCAAAGGTCTATATGTGAAGATCTCTATGTTCTCCATGCCCGAGTTAGAAAACCAAGGCGAAAGTGGAAGTAGGTACGGAAGTAGATTCACAAACCTAGATCTGTTACATGCAttgtcctcttcatcaagagATGTGTTTAATATCCCGCGGGCCACCGGGGCCTTCCTCGAGACCATTTCTTCGCGGGACCTCTAGCCGCCAGCGCCAGAATGGGCGCATGTATGACGCGCTTCGTTCGCCATGTTCTAAAATGTCTGCGGCATGCTGTAAAGATATTGGTTAACCGGAAGTCATGAGAAACAATGGGGAAATTTACTCACCTCGCCAAGAACTGGAAGAAACTTTGCCCCATGGCCACTACCTCCAGTGCAAACGAAGACGGAGTTTTCTGCATAGGCTGGAACGTAGTCGATCTGTTGTCATATGTGGTTAGTGTATAGGCTAGGTTTATTATAGTAGCAAGACACTTACCAAAAAAGAATTGTCTAGCGAGTCTGTATACCAGCAGAGCTTCGTAGAGTCGAAGGGGACACCATTGAATTCAGGTAAAAATATCGAAATGAACTGTTTGATGGCATAAAGAGCGGGTTCCTGAAGCTGAAAGCACTTTTCTGGCGGAAGAGGCACTGACCACTGGCCATCTTGCGTGAACGGAGTGCTCTCAGGTGCTTGCTGGAAATTGGTGAACTGGACGAAAATTGATTAGCAAATATCAATAACAAATGATTAGTTATACATTCTCACTTTAATTCCACGATATCCAATTTTTAACAAGCCCTCTGGAGTACGTGGCAAGACATATATACTGCCGGTGTCTTTGCCAGAACTGTCTCGAGGAACACTCTTCCATGTCATCACAGGAAACCGCTCGGGTGAATACTTGTCCCACAGCTCGGTATTAGCTGGATCAATCTTGAATGTGGCAAGGCTTCCCGCCGAAGACTCAAGAAAATAACTCAACTCAGGAAGAACCTGTGTTGAAAATGATCCGGCTTTACTCATCAGCGAGCCCAGGGCCATATAGGGAAATGCTATAGCTtaccagcaacaaccaccacATCTGCATTGTAAAATTTGCCATCTTTCGATTTTATCCCCGTCACTCTCTCCCTGCCGCAGTCGGCGCCACTACTCGACTTCACAAGTGAGTCGACGGCCCCCTTTTCGGGACCAAAGTGGAACTCCACACCTTTGCCGGCAGCAATCTTCTGATAGTATGCACAGGCATTACTGCATCTCATGAATCCGGCCAGCGTATCCAAGACCGCCTCATAGGTGCTTGCGGGTGAAGATTGCGGGATCTTAAAGTCAAGTAGTTTGTCCTTCCAGCCCAGCTGCTCAGCGCGTCGACGGTCTTCGGGTTTGCTTTTGACAAATTGCGTATCTCGCAAACCATCCCGTTCCATATTAGCCAATGTTTCCTTTTCAAGAGCACCCAGGACATCCGACGATTGCACTCGAAGCATTCCACTACCGACAAATATGCTTTGATCATTTGAAAGATCGCTCTGTTCCGAGAAACCATGTTTGCCGTCTTCGAACACCCAAGCCTTCCGAGCCTCTATAGCAAGACGTTGGTAGTGAAGTTTTGTCCCGTATGAGGCGCGAAACTGCATTGTATGATTGTTAGTATCATTCAGGAACTGCCATCAACCGACTCACGATCTTGTTGTGGTCAACAGATGCAGCCTGTACACCGTCGGCTGCGGGGTCGTATCCATTTTCATCATACTGGTTTCGATCGAATACAGTTACCTTGTAATCTGCGACAGTATGAACAAGGATCGTTTATCCGCTTCTCATGAATTCTGTCTTACTTCTGTCCTGCAACACGACGGCCAGTGAAAGGCCAAAAATGCCAGCTACAAGGCTGGTCAGTTTGCTTAATTGAAATTGGTTACATTGCGATTACCTCCAATGATGGCAACTGACTTGGCTTCtgccatttttttttttttacttcCTGTCCTTTCTTCGTCTCCCTTGGAAGGGTGATATGTGCAAGTGCGGTCGATAAAGGATCCCCGCAGCAAAGCCAAGAAGAAATGAGCCGCCCACAGGGTACTCTCCAACGAGGTCCCATAGCAAAATATCGAGGGCAGAATCATACCTTGGGATGTGAACCTACGCCTAGTAATTTGCTTGTCACCAGTGTTCCGCATCTTGTGTACGATGCAACGAGCAATGGCAAATATGAATTACCTTGTCAAATTTATAGCTGATAATAACTTATACTTATTTGATCAATACTTCTATTGGCTTTCTAGGTAAATTTTTGTTGCAATCACCGGCACACTCAGCCCTATACGACATGACTGATCCCTGTTTCTGTTGCAGGTCAGGCGCGAGTGCACGCGAATTTAACAGCGGCGGCGGCATACCTGGAATCAAGTAAACAGGAAGACATGGGCTTGCACGCGACTGCCATCGTCTGTAAGCATATTTGATCTCGCTGGTTGGATAACCGGGTGTAAATGTATCAGTCTGCAGTACGGGACCTGCTGAGGTCGCTCCGGCTTGCGGGTCGAGTTGTTGATAATCGGCTTCCTCGTAAAGTACCTTAGCCGATTCGTTGTTTTCGCCTCACCCAAACCTCCTTGTCGGTTATATCGGCAGTCGACGTCCTGGGATCGCGCAGCTGCACCTCCCAGACCTTGAGTTTGTAGTTGCCACGGTCCGCCTGCCCGGAGAAAATGTCAAATGACCAGCCGTGTTTGGGACATGTAATTCCGGCACTGAGCGTGATGCCGAAGTCCTCAATGTCAAAGAGACTTCCCTTTGAAAGTGGGAATGATTGGTGAGGGCATTGCTAGGAGGGTCAGTTTCGATTTAGGTAATGTACCTCTTCTGGGCCACTCACATGATCAATGGCATGAACTTTCCCCTTATATTTGAACACCAGGACCTGATCTTTCAGGTCTTCTCCTGGTAGATTAATGTCCGCTTCTACCGGAGCATCCTGCGGACCGGCTGTCTTGGGGATGGTGAATGCTCTACATGCTTGCGTGATTTGACAGTCGTCATCGTCTAAGCTGAGGTCAGGGAGCGCGGAAGTAAGGCCGACAGAGTGCCAAGCTGCACCTGGCTGCGATGGTTGTCtaaagttgaagaagttcaTTGCTGGTATAAAATAATGAGGTTCATCTCGCGGTTGTGTCCTGCTCGGCTATTCCCACTATGGTGGGCTATGGTTACTCCTATTGGTTATTGAAGTTGGGCACGTGAATTTTTATCCATTGTTTGTGCACATGTATAAATGCAACATTTATCAAAGCTATGTACAATTTTCGAAAAACGGCCTTCCATGTACTATTATTTGTCCCAGCCAAGAATAGGTTCGATTCACATTGTCACTCTTCTAGTCTAAGGGAAAATGGGAGATTCAGATCCAGAATCACCCAACATGACGGCACTTACTTCGAGTTGTTTTCAATATTGAGTGAATGGAACTCATATACCTCCGTATATAATCGCTTTTCGATCTACCGTCCCTAAGCCTCTCCTGATAAACTGTGCCTAGTCCGTGTGACAGCGGGGAAAGTAGCAAAGTTAGGAGCTTTCCCATATTGTTGCAAGAACATTCAGGGCAGTGCTTAACGTACGCCTTGAGCAGTTTCGAGCCTTTCCCAATAGAATATCCACACAGACTTGCATGACAGCGATAGAAGCCAGGTTTTTCTCCGTCGTCGCGGCAGGAAAAGAGCAGGTTGTCTTGCATAAAGTGTGCAGCCGTTTGGCTATATCT from Aspergillus chevalieri M1 DNA, chromosome 1, nearly complete sequence includes the following:
- a CDS encoding M4 family metallopeptidase (COG:A;~EggNog:ENOG410PN8Q;~InterPro:IPR027268,IPR013856,IPR023612,IPR001570;~MEROPS:MER0091601;~PFAM:PF02868,PF01447;~go_function: GO:0004222 - metalloendopeptidase activity [Evidence IEA];~go_process: GO:0006508 - proteolysis [Evidence IEA]); the protein is MTTCCCIIPEYLLNTIVEKGTAPQHVVHGCQSTLEKTKLFQSSRVEAIASTQRQPPSEGIIPPYIHETIARTAATTEEREAALSTLTHGAKHRTVARPTRQLNRTVYDSQHSWDDPPPRGKIAIKEGGALISEAEDPSKDANECYIGLKKTYDFFFEFFQRNSINSRGMPLDSFVHFGVHFKNAFWNGRELVFGDGDGIIFNGFTDELDVMAHEYTHGVVQYTSPLDYTFQSGSLNESLADVFGIMVKQYAENPDNPQTVDQSNWLIGEGIWAAGVNGRALRDMKNPGTAYDDDRIGKDDQPAHWKDFKKLDISQDSGGVHINSGIPNRAFQLAATKIGGYAWEGAGPIWYKALASGKLGRNATFKEFADLTIENAGKHGDEIKEAWQLVGYPFPDSRSEL
- a CDS encoding NAD(P)/FAD-dependent oxidoreductase (COG:E;~EggNog:ENOG410PK56;~InterPro:IPR006076,IPR036188;~PFAM:PF01266,PF00070;~go_function: GO:0016491 - oxidoreductase activity [Evidence IEA];~go_process: GO:0055114 - oxidation-reduction process [Evidence IEA]), which produces MAEAKSVAIIGAGIFGLSLAVVLQDRNYKVTVFDRNQYDENGYDPAADGVQAASVDHNKIFRASYGTKLHYQRLAIEARKAWVFEDGKHGFSEQSDLSNDQSIFVGSGMLRVQSSDVLGALEKETLANMERDGLRDTQFVKSKPEDRRRAEQLGWKDKLLDFKIPQSSPASTYEAVLDTLAGFMRCSNACAYYQKIAAGKGVEFHFGPEKGAVDSLVKSSSGADCGRERVTGIKSKDGKFYNADVVVVAAGSFSTQVLPELSYFLESSAGSLATFKIDPANTELWDKYSPERFPVMTWKSVPRDSSGKDTGSIYVLPRTPEGLLKIGYRGIKFTNFQQAPESTPFTQDGQWSVPLPPEKCFQLQEPALYAIKQFISIFLPEFNGVPFDSTKLCWYTDSLDNSFLIDYVPAYAENSVFVCTGGSGHGAKFLPVLGEHAADILEHGERSASYMRPFWRWRLEVPRRNGLEEGPGGPRDIKHIS
- a CDS encoding Rieske (2Fe-2S) protein (COG:S;~EggNog:ENOG410PPNV;~InterPro:IPR036922,IPR017941;~PFAM:PF00355;~go_function: GO:0051537 - 2 iron, 2 sulfur cluster binding [Evidence IEA];~go_process: GO:0055114 - oxidation-reduction process [Evidence IEA]) — protein: MNFFNFRQPSQPGAAWHSVGLTSALPDLSLDDDDCQITQACRAFTIPKTAGPQDAPVEADINLPGEDLKDQVLVFKYKGKVHAIDHQCPHQSFPLSKGSLFDIEDFGITLSAGITCPKHGWSFDIFSGQADRGNYKLKVWEVQLRDPRTSTADITDKEVWVRRKQRIG